One genomic window of Amphiura filiformis chromosome 3, Afil_fr2py, whole genome shotgun sequence includes the following:
- the LOC140148338 gene encoding uncharacterized protein codes for MFLTWPFCLSSTILLTFVVISICDPEYAEFDRVRRAKTVKAKWKAMTLQQKCLQVKNRLKTECTKYTAVCCSDNPGKALNLCTMHLDGSNVKVYNNKCELQKARCRDLDTCIIQMKNTRVCEKVLPERWSTCAMLPTPPVKPPVIAATGQLGIGKATPGMNCQCSCSSSPPALPKIFERL; via the exons ATGTTTCTCACGTGGCCTTTTTGTTTGTCATCAACAATTCTTCTAACATTCGTTGTGATATCAATATGCGATCCTGAATACGCTGAATTCGACAGAGTACGTCGAGCTAAAACTGTTAAAGCGAAATGGAAAGCCATGACATTAC AACAGAAATGTTTACAAGTAAAGAATAGACTAAAAACGGAATGTACCAAATATACCGCAGTGTGTTGTTCTGACAACCCAGGAAAAGCTCTGAATCTCTGTACCATGCATTTGGACGGCAGTAATGTGAAAGTATACAACAATAAATGCGAGCTGCAAAAGGCTAGATGTCGGGACCTAGACACTTGCATCATCCAAATGAAGAATACAAGAGTCTGTGAAAAAG TTCTTCCAGAAAGATGGAGTACATGTGCTATGCTCCCTACGCCTCCTGTAAAACCCCCAGTGATTGCAGCAACTGGTCAACTTGGAATTGGAAAGGCAACACCAGGCATGAACTGTCAATGTAGTTGTAGCTCCTCCCCGCCAGCACTGCCTAAGATATTTGAGCGCTTATAA
- the LOC140148326 gene encoding serine protease inhibitor dipetalogastin-like isoform X1: protein MMKKWACFKGIAVTVAFRGPCKSWKPQQHPAELPSRGNDDSSAEDHHQGGGYPPRPHRPHGNGDSSEEEEEQPKPRTEASVVTDSMATTRLPDSMATTTFKPMMLGTKKPITSKSGSTVTDKPQDDVTTVIPKADVTDEFYTFSTVIVSTELSEEGGNMTTTVGPMTDDMASTNKSLTNMTDEFDNNVTTPMVPCNMNCPLVLDYVCGTDETTYQSKCVLETEACQMKNPNITVAHNGPCIGDPVTPGEFDNDTGTPQTDTTTGISEKITTMQMIKILPVGTKVPMDLSPKAPCSTDCPLILDIVCGTDGITYQSRCVLEVKACNLDDPTLTVAYIGPCTYDEFDNVVTTAIPETDMVTGISDRITTMKMETSAADTKSRKLPTDVFPTKAPCRPNMNCPLVLDIVCGTDNHTYQSTCVLEAESCKMNDPTLTVAHLGPCIGAGADPFTFDV, encoded by the exons ATGATGAAGAAGTGGGCATGTTTTAAAGGCATCGCAGTAACAGTAGCATTCCGTGGTCCGTGCAAATCCTGGAAGCCGCAACAACATCCAGCTGAACTTCCGAGTCGTGGCAATGATGACAGCAGTGCAGAAGACCATCACCAGGGCGGTGGCTATCCTCCTCGACCTCATCGTCCACACGGGAATGGTGATAGCAGTGAGGAAGAGgaagaacaaccaaaaccacgaacaGAAGCTTCTGTAGTAACAG ATTCCATGGCTACAACTCGCTTACCCGATTCCATGGCAACGACAACATTTAAACCAATGATGTTAGGAACCAAAAAGCCAATAACCTCCAAAAGTGGATCAACCGTGACTGACAAACCTCAAGACGATGTTACCACCGTTATCCCAAAGGCAGACGTGACTGACgaattttatactttttcaactGTGATTGTTTCAACAGAACTGAGTGAAGAAGGCGGAAATATGACAACTACCGTTGGTCCAATGACCGATGATATGGCCTCCACAAATAAATCGCTTACAAACATGACTGACGAATTCGACAATAATGTCACGACTCCGATGGTACCATGTAACATGAATTGCCCCTTGGTTTTAGACTATGTCTGTGGTACCGATGAGACCACGTACCAATCAAAGTGTGTGCTAGAAACGGAAGCCTGCCAAATGAAGAATCCAAATATTACTGTAGCACACAATGGGCCATGCATTGGTGATCCAGTCACTCCTGGCGAATTCGACAATGATACTGGTACTCCACAGACAGACACGACCACTGGAATATCGGAAAAGATAACTACAATGCAGATGATCAAAATACTTCCTGTTGGTACAAAAGTTCCCATGGATCTCTCTCCAAAAGCTCCATGTAGTACGGATTGCCCCTTGATTTTAGATATTGTCTGTGGTACCGATGGGATTACGTATCAATCAAGGTGTGTACTAGAAGTGAAAGCTTGCAATCTTGATGATCCAACTCTTACTGTAGCATATATTGGGCCATGTACATATGACGAATTCGATAATGTTGTCACTACTGCTATTCCAGAGACAGACATGGTCACGGGAATATCGGACAGGATAACTACAATGAAGATGGAAACATCTGCTGCTGATACAAAGTCGAGGAAGCTTCCCACAGATGTATTCCCAACAAAAGCTCCGTGTAGGCCTAATATGAACTGCCCCTTGGTTTTAGACATTGTCTGTGGAACAGATAACCACACATACCAATCAACATGCGTGCTAGAAGCAGAATCTTGCAAAATGAATGACCCAACTCTTACTGTAGCGCATCTTGGGCCATGCATTGGCGCCGGCGCGGATCCATTCACTTTTGACGTTTAG
- the LOC140148326 gene encoding serine protease inhibitor dipetalogastin-like isoform X2 has protein sequence MATTRLPDSMATTTFKPMMLGTKKPITSKSGSTVTDKPQDDVTTVIPKADVTDEFYTFSTVIVSTELSEEGGNMTTTVGPMTDDMASTNKSLTNMTDEFDNNVTTPMVPCNMNCPLVLDYVCGTDETTYQSKCVLETEACQMKNPNITVAHNGPCIGDPVTPGEFDNDTGTPQTDTTTGISEKITTMQMIKILPVGTKVPMDLSPKAPCSTDCPLILDIVCGTDGITYQSRCVLEVKACNLDDPTLTVAYIGPCTYDEFDNVVTTAIPETDMVTGISDRITTMKMETSAADTKSRKLPTDVFPTKAPCRPNMNCPLVLDIVCGTDNHTYQSTCVLEAESCKMNDPTLTVAHLGPCIGAGADPFTFDV, from the coding sequence ATGGCTACAACTCGCTTACCCGATTCCATGGCAACGACAACATTTAAACCAATGATGTTAGGAACCAAAAAGCCAATAACCTCCAAAAGTGGATCAACCGTGACTGACAAACCTCAAGACGATGTTACCACCGTTATCCCAAAGGCAGACGTGACTGACgaattttatactttttcaactGTGATTGTTTCAACAGAACTGAGTGAAGAAGGCGGAAATATGACAACTACCGTTGGTCCAATGACCGATGATATGGCCTCCACAAATAAATCGCTTACAAACATGACTGACGAATTCGACAATAATGTCACGACTCCGATGGTACCATGTAACATGAATTGCCCCTTGGTTTTAGACTATGTCTGTGGTACCGATGAGACCACGTACCAATCAAAGTGTGTGCTAGAAACGGAAGCCTGCCAAATGAAGAATCCAAATATTACTGTAGCACACAATGGGCCATGCATTGGTGATCCAGTCACTCCTGGCGAATTCGACAATGATACTGGTACTCCACAGACAGACACGACCACTGGAATATCGGAAAAGATAACTACAATGCAGATGATCAAAATACTTCCTGTTGGTACAAAAGTTCCCATGGATCTCTCTCCAAAAGCTCCATGTAGTACGGATTGCCCCTTGATTTTAGATATTGTCTGTGGTACCGATGGGATTACGTATCAATCAAGGTGTGTACTAGAAGTGAAAGCTTGCAATCTTGATGATCCAACTCTTACTGTAGCATATATTGGGCCATGTACATATGACGAATTCGATAATGTTGTCACTACTGCTATTCCAGAGACAGACATGGTCACGGGAATATCGGACAGGATAACTACAATGAAGATGGAAACATCTGCTGCTGATACAAAGTCGAGGAAGCTTCCCACAGATGTATTCCCAACAAAAGCTCCGTGTAGGCCTAATATGAACTGCCCCTTGGTTTTAGACATTGTCTGTGGAACAGATAACCACACATACCAATCAACATGCGTGCTAGAAGCAGAATCTTGCAAAATGAATGACCCAACTCTTACTGTAGCGCATCTTGGGCCATGCATTGGCGCCGGCGCGGATCCATTCACTTTTGACGTTTAG
- the LOC140148327 gene encoding uncharacterized protein: MDTKMTTLLLVAILGATVSNAVKYKGCGSCGDEAVDYVCATDGHTYRNICQMEKVACKRSIVLEVMYAGRCSQRQTGGKDSEEQHDDHRDEEELSEESNEHSQESAIDPPIDATRKPRVTSDNGVTDGGDPNQPGEPGGEPGRPRPPFKPNPPKPNPPKGTLPPGATYPPGVTFPPSGTNQPGGPNQPGGPNQPGVTNQPGGPNQPGVTNQPGVTNQPGGPNQPGVTNQPGGPNQPGVTNQPGITNLPPFNTIMPGDQPGAGGTIKPVITTKPGVVFTTQPQNTPCATSCPLIENAPVCGTDGITYTSECVLKAEACMMNDRTLQVAYQGPCLVTLNPPPIHGDLP, from the exons ATGGATACAAAAATGACCACACTTCTACTTGTTGCAATATTAGGCGCCACTGTCTCCAATGCAGTCA AATACAAAGGATGCGGAAGTTGTGGGGATGAAGCAGTAGACTACGTTTGTGCCACTGATGGACACACATATCGTAATATATGTCAAATGGAGAAAGTGGCATGTAAACGGAGCATTGTGCTAGAAGTTATGTACGCCGGTCGATGTTCGCAGAGGCAAACTGGAGGCAAAGATAGCGAAGAGCAGCACGATGACCATCGTGACGAAGAGGAATTAAGTGAGGAATCTAATGAACATTCTCAGGAAAGTGCAATCGATCCGCCAATCGATGCGACAAGAAAACCAAGAGTAACCAGCGACAATGGGGTTACAGATGGAGGTGACCCTAACCAACCTGGTGAACCAGGCGGGGAACCAGGAAGACCCAGACCACCATTTAAACCAAACCCTCCTAAACCTAACCCTCCAAAGGGTACCCTTCCACCAGGTGCCACTTATCCTCCCGGGGTCACATTCCCACCAAGTGGTACCAATCAACCAGGGGGACCCAACCAACCAGGTGGACCTAACCAACCAGGAGTTACTAATCAACCGGGTGGACCCAACCAACCGGGAGTCACTAACCAACCAGGGGTCACCAACCAACCAGGTGGACCTAACCAACCGGGGGTTACCAACCAGCCTGGTGGGCCCAACCAACCAGGGGTCACCAACCAACCTGGGATCACAAACTTACCACCTTTTAATACCATAATGCCTGGAGACCAACCTGGTGCAGGGGGTACTATTAAACCTGTTATCACCACAAAACCTGGAGTTGTATTTACGACACAACCACAGAACACTCCGTGTGCAACGTCGTGCCCACTCATTGAGAACGCCCCGGTTTGTGGTACGGACGGCATCACATATACGTCAGAATGTGTGTTAAAGGCTGAAGCTTGTATGATGAATGACCGAACACTTCAAGTAGCTTACCAAGGACCGTGTCTGGTGACTCTTAATCCGCCACCTATACATGGTGACTTGCCATAA
- the LOC140148328 gene encoding uncharacterized protein produces MCRISCFGVLVIIVVLCSLVGMVTSAIEVCNQRCRNVPTNRVCASDGFIYRNPCLMKKYACTRGTRLEEVPFNWCKLFVEADDGDDNDEEDDSESGEDDKREFNWCRPRPKQAIKADLGDDAPDENRDDSGEDDTEGKRRRPWCRDGIYPTLRPRTTLPQMTTLAITQSPARTTPRGTTTSKMLTTLLSTKRSKVTVKVNRTTPSSTSTEDSDEDSTTKPTPKITTTVPIPTTTATTTTLPTTTQAKTTTIRTTTKRTTTRRTVPTPKPTKRACPTMCPLVLEPVCGTDGITYTSVCVLLAEACFFE; encoded by the exons ATGTGTCGAATAAGTTGCTTCGGTGTCCTTGTCATCATTGTCGTCTTATGCAGTTTGGTTGGTATGGTAACATCAGCGATCGAAG TCTGCAATCAGAGGTGTAGGAATGTACCCACAAACCGTGTATGTGCCTCAGATGGCTTCATATATCGCAATCCTTGCCTCATGAAGAAATATGCTTGCACACGAGGCACAAGACTTGAAGAAGTTCCATTCAACTGGTGCAAGCTATTCGTAGAGGCAGATGACGGAGATGATAACGATGAAGAAGATGACAGTGAAAGCGGTGAAGATGACAAGAGAGAATTTAACtggtgtaggcctaggcctaaacaaGCCATAAAGGCAGATTTGGGAGACGATGCTCCTGACGAAAATAGAGATGATAGCGGTGAAGATGATACGGAAGGAAAGCGCCGACGTCCTTGGTGTCGTGATGGCATTTACCCAACTTTAAGGCCAAGGACAACTCTACCACAAATGACTACACTAGCGATAACCCAAAGTCCTGCCCGAACAACCCCCCGGGGAACAACCACCTCAAAAATGTTAACAACGCTTTTATCAACAAAGCGTAGCAAAGTCACTGTAAAAGTGAATCGTACTACGCCTTCAAGCACATCGACTGAAGATTCAGATGAAGATTCAACAACAAAACCTACTCCAAAGATTACTACTACGGTACCAATACCCACAACAACAGCTACAACAACAACGTTACCCACAACAACACAAGCAAAGACTACAACAATAAGGACCACAACAAAAAGGACAACAACAAGGAGAACAGTTCCTACTCCAAAACCTACTAAACGCGCATGTCCAACAATGTGTCCATTAGTTCTAGAACCGGTTTGTGGAACTGATGGCATTACGTACACATctgtatgtgtattattagctGAAGCATGCTTTTTTGAATGA